One part of the Microlunatus elymi genome encodes these proteins:
- a CDS encoding glycosyltransferase — protein MKIVIGADSYAPDINGAARFAERLAEGLAGRRHEIHVVSASTDGPARTEHVGELTVHRLHSIRYRLHESLRVCLPWQTIPESRRLLAELRPDVVHVQSHMVIGRGLAYAAADRAIPLVATNHFMPENVFGYVPLLPRPFYQAAGRIAWRDLARVFGRADVITAPTPRAIQLLQDATGLSGEAISCGIDSERYWQASQQAQPGTGPVILFVGRLDQEKRIDELIAAFARIPAGTGARLEIVGHGDQHDLLVRLAAELGVSDRVSFLGHVSEQDLLTAYGRAAIFCMPGVAELQSLVTLEAMSAGKPVVAANAMALPHLVKPGHNGWLYTPGDIGELALRLSTLVSDPALRRRMGQHSRELVSVHDFGATLDRFEDIYARVAARRSVHLLTRAA, from the coding sequence GTGAAGATCGTGATCGGAGCCGACAGCTACGCGCCCGACATCAACGGGGCTGCCCGGTTCGCCGAACGGCTGGCGGAGGGACTGGCTGGTCGCAGACACGAGATCCATGTGGTCTCCGCCTCGACCGATGGCCCGGCCCGGACCGAACACGTCGGCGAGCTGACCGTTCATCGGCTGCACTCGATTCGCTATCGGCTGCACGAGAGTCTGCGGGTCTGCCTGCCCTGGCAGACGATCCCGGAGTCGCGGCGGCTGCTTGCCGAGCTGCGGCCCGATGTCGTGCATGTCCAGTCGCACATGGTGATCGGCCGCGGCCTGGCCTACGCCGCTGCCGATCGCGCCATCCCGCTGGTCGCCACCAATCACTTCATGCCGGAGAACGTGTTCGGCTACGTGCCGCTGCTGCCGCGGCCGTTCTACCAGGCAGCCGGACGGATCGCCTGGCGCGATCTGGCCAGGGTGTTCGGCCGGGCGGACGTGATCACCGCGCCGACGCCCCGCGCGATCCAGTTGTTGCAGGACGCGACCGGTCTGTCCGGTGAGGCGATCTCCTGCGGCATCGACTCCGAGCGCTACTGGCAGGCCAGCCAGCAGGCGCAGCCCGGGACCGGGCCGGTGATCTTGTTCGTCGGACGGCTCGACCAGGAGAAACGGATCGACGAACTGATCGCCGCATTCGCCAGGATCCCGGCCGGCACCGGGGCCCGGCTGGAGATCGTCGGCCACGGTGATCAACATGACCTGCTGGTTCGGTTGGCCGCCGAGCTGGGCGTGAGCGACCGGGTCAGCTTCCTCGGTCACGTCAGCGAACAGGACTTGCTCACCGCGTACGGGCGGGCCGCGATCTTCTGCATGCCGGGCGTCGCCGAGCTACAGAGTCTGGTCACCCTGGAAGCGATGTCGGCCGGCAAGCCGGTGGTTGCCGCCAATGCGATGGCGCTGCCGCACCTGGTGAAGCCGGGGCACAACGGTTGGTTGTATACCCCCGGTGACATCGGTGAACTGGCCCTGCGATTGTCCACCCTGGTCTCGGATCCCGCGCTGCGCAGACGGATGGGCCAGCACAGCCGTGAGCTCGTCTCGGTCCACGATTTCGGCGCCACCCTTGATCGTTTCGAGGACATCTACGCCCGCGTCGCCGCCCGCCGCTCCGTGCACCTGCTCACCCGCGCAGCCTGA
- a CDS encoding endonuclease/exonuclease/phosphatase family protein has protein sequence MRKSLFAAIGAVALSMLAGTLTAVPAQAAPGARPLTVMTFNIHHAAGTDEVLSLPRIADVIKANRADVVGLQEVDRHYSERSDWADQPAELAKLLGYHVVFGANIDEAPPAEGKPRIQYGTAILSRYPITAWQNTHLFRSPDQEQRGLLQATIDVRGKTFHFYDTHLAASSQTDRLQQAQQIVELVDHDQPGILVGDLNAEPTAPEIKTLAADLDDTWSAAGRGDSSSYPSEAPAKRIDMIFSTGRVQAIRSSVAHTDPVASDHLPVVAKIIIR, from the coding sequence ATGCGCAAGTCTCTGTTCGCCGCCATCGGTGCGGTAGCCCTGTCCATGCTGGCCGGGACTCTTACGGCCGTTCCGGCGCAGGCCGCTCCCGGGGCTCGGCCGCTGACCGTGATGACGTTCAACATCCACCACGCGGCGGGCACCGACGAGGTGCTGTCGCTGCCGCGAATCGCCGACGTGATCAAGGCCAACCGCGCGGACGTGGTCGGCCTGCAAGAAGTCGATCGGCACTACTCCGAACGCAGTGACTGGGCCGACCAGCCCGCCGAACTGGCCAAGCTGCTCGGCTATCACGTCGTGTTCGGCGCGAACATTGACGAAGCCCCGCCGGCGGAAGGCAAGCCGAGGATCCAGTACGGCACCGCGATCCTGTCCCGCTACCCGATCACCGCCTGGCAGAACACGCATTTGTTCCGTTCGCCTGATCAGGAACAGCGCGGCCTGCTGCAGGCCACCATCGACGTCCGCGGCAAGACGTTCCACTTCTACGACACGCATCTGGCGGCCAGCTCGCAGACCGATCGACTGCAGCAAGCTCAGCAGATCGTCGAGCTGGTCGACCATGATCAGCCGGGCATCCTGGTCGGTGACCTGAACGCTGAGCCGACGGCACCGGAGATCAAGACCCTGGCCGCGGACCTCGACGACACCTGGTCGGCCGCCGGTCGGGGTGACTCGTCCAGCTATCCTTCCGAGGCGCCCGCGAAGCGGATCGACATGATCTTCAGCACCGGTCGCGTGCAGGCGATTCGCAGCTCCGTCGCTCACACCGACCCGGTGGCCTCCGATCACCTTCCGGTGGTGGCGAAGATCATCATCCGGTGA
- a CDS encoding class III extradiol ring-cleavage dioxygenase family protein → MTRFVNLPGAPVLLPRVAGSSDPAAELRAAAREAIAAILPDRGRVIVTAGGIRTRTWDVATPYDLGRLLGRSRVERDRTTSSIGDSLPLPLAVARALLGVDRDRLTLITVADDSAPPFAELLDDLGRDDLGDDDLVVTVADGSALGKAGGPDVVHPRADEFDRALTEAWLSGQPGRLTALDSGLAAEVLSNGTAVWRLAAGIAAQQRGSTPYRSRISFADAPFGVYYLIASWS, encoded by the coding sequence GTGACCCGCTTCGTGAACCTCCCCGGTGCGCCCGTCCTGTTGCCTCGGGTCGCCGGTTCGTCCGATCCGGCCGCGGAGCTCCGAGCTGCCGCACGGGAAGCGATCGCGGCGATTCTGCCCGACCGCGGACGAGTGATCGTCACGGCCGGTGGCATCCGGACTCGAACCTGGGACGTCGCAACCCCGTACGACCTGGGCCGGCTGCTCGGCCGGTCTCGCGTCGAGCGGGATCGGACCACGAGTTCGATCGGCGATTCGCTGCCGCTGCCTCTCGCGGTGGCTCGCGCGTTGCTCGGCGTTGATCGTGATCGGCTCACGTTGATCACGGTCGCCGACGATTCGGCGCCCCCGTTCGCCGAGCTGCTCGATGATCTTGGACGTGACGATCTTGGTGACGATGACCTTGTGGTGACCGTGGCCGACGGCAGCGCCCTGGGCAAGGCCGGCGGCCCGGACGTCGTCCACCCCCGGGCCGACGAATTCGATCGAGCACTGACCGAGGCCTGGCTCTCCGGCCAGCCAGGACGACTGACCGCGCTGGACTCCGGCCTGGCGGCCGAGGTGCTGTCCAACGGTACGGCGGTATGGCGACTGGCGGCCGGAATCGCCGCGCAGCAACGAGGATCGACCCCGTACCGGAGCCGGATCAGCTTCGCCGATGCCCCGTTCGGCGTCTACTACCTGATCGCGTCCTGGAGCTGA